In Zingiber officinale cultivar Zhangliang chromosome 6A, Zo_v1.1, whole genome shotgun sequence, a single genomic region encodes these proteins:
- the LOC121994176 gene encoding UDP-xylose transporter 1-like: MAGSSGFQLGVVGSLTLSVASSVSIVICNKALMSTLGFPFATTLTSWHLMVTFCSLYAAQRFHFFEPKSIDAKTVILFGFLNGSSIGFLNLSLGFNSIGFYQMTKLAIIPFTVLLETLFLNKTFSQSIKLSLLVLLLGVGIASVTDLNLNFVGSVLSALAIATTCVGQIMTNTIQKRLKVSSTQLLYQSSPYQAAILFATGPFVDQLLTNQSVFSYDYKLIVLAFIVLSCSIAVIVNFSTFLVIGTTSPVTYQVLGHLKTCLILFIGYIILHDPFTVRNIVGILIAIFGMALYSYFSVQESQRKSASDVLPVSQMAQKEAAPLLAIQNNDDGTAK; this comes from the exons ATGGCGGGAAGCTCTGGGTTTCAGCTGGGTGTGGTTGGATCACTGACTCTCTCTGTCGCCTCATCAGTTTCGATCGTCATATGCAACAAAGCTCTGATGAGCACTCTTGGCTTCCCTTTCG CCACAACGTTAACAAGCTGGCATCTAATGGTGACCTTTTGCTCGCTCTATGCCGCACAGCGCTTCCACTTCTTCGAGCCGAAATCCATCGATGCGAAGACGGTGATCCTCTTCGGCTTCCTCAATGGATCCTCCATTGGCTTCCTTAACCTCAGCCTCGGCTTCAACTCCATTGGATTCTACCAG ATGACCAAACTTGCCATCATACCTTTTACTGTCCTGCTGGAGACTCTGTTCCTCAACAAAACTTTCAG TCAGAGCATTAAGCTGTCTTTGCTTGTCCTCCTGCTCGGTGTCGGCATTGCTTCGGTTACAGATCTTAACCTCAATTTTGTTGGTTCTGTCCTCTCTGCTCTGGCCATCGCTACCACATGTGTTGGACAAATT ATGACAAACACAATTCAGAAGAGGTTGAAGGTTTCCTCCACGCAGCTTCTGTATCAGTCATCTCCGTACCAAGCTGCTATTCTATTCGCCACCGGCCCATTCGTCGATCAGTTGCTCACCAATCAAAGCGTGTTCTCCTACGACTACAAACTCATAGTTCTG GCATTTATAGTGCTGTCTTGCTCGATCGCTGTAATTGTAAACTTCAGCACCTTTTTGGTGATCGGGACGACGTCGCCGGTGACATATCAAGTGCTCGGCCACCTCAAGACTTGCCTCATCCTCTTCATCGGCTACATTATACTGCACGATCCTTTCACGGTCAGGAACATTGTGGGAATCCTAATCGCCATCTTCGGGATGGCTCTCTACTCATACTTCTCTGTGCAAGAGAGCCAAAGGAAATCAGCAAGTGATGTGTTGCCCGTTTCACAG ATGGCACAGAAGGAGGCGGCGCCACTTTTGGCTATCCAAAATAACGACGATGGGACCGCAAAATGA